A section of the Pochonia chlamydosporia 170 chromosome 2, whole genome shotgun sequence genome encodes:
- a CDS encoding cytochrome P450 (similar to Metarhizium robertsii ARSEF 23 XP_011411054.1), which produces MGHAEQHDSSPFGASPIRQGQLGSPALDRRNTTSSNSASSENNVCSQCSSRNDSRSQRYRTSQHTSPQPLSRTQSDKGEPIDDGIYTPPPFTSPSVVSSVAFSNPGFSISPVRRDLSHTHTTLPEGIDAVTSRAARHDLARRLSQLARRLTYDGSESVDEMIVGSQLEQLEKVVGSGKGAEASKPQHQISFDSPGRSDVGSVLGSPVSSLFRSRFSDLSASLHREREAEKEQVEEPPQKKGMSGAQAKKVIADMTKLNDELSTVVNNLKARQEESEHIQGLLIERAERAAQRIIFLQNRISYLEEELQENDGELQHLRICLKAVEIQMPPHPDKELQRCIATFKDDYQALKRKRAHRASMASVRGYDPPRLGTPLR; this is translated from the exons ATGGGCCACGCAGAACAACACGACTCATCGCCCTTTGGCGCATCGCCAATACGTCAAGGTCAACTAGGCAGTCCGGCGCTGGATCGCCGAAACacaacaagcagcaacagcgCGAGCAGTGAGAATAATGTGTGCAGCCAGTGCAGCAGCAGGAATGACAGCAGAAGTCAACGTTACAGGACTAGTCAACATACTTCACCACAACCACTGAGCAGAACCCAGAGCGACAAAGGCGAACCTATCGATGATGGGATTTATACTCCGCCACCGTTTACTAGTCCCAGCGTCGTTTCCAGCGTTGCCTTTTCTAATCCCGGGTTCAGCATCAGTCCAGTCAGACGGGACTTATCTCATACTCATACAACACTTCCCGAAGGTATTGATGCCGTGACGTCTCGGGCCGCAAGGCATGACCTAGCAAGGCGTCTGAGTCAACTGGCCCGGCGACTCACTTACGATGGCTCCGAAAGCGTTGACGAGATGATCGTTGGAAGCCAgctcgagcagcttgagaagGTCGTAGGTAGTGGCAAAGGTGCTGAAGCTAGCaagcctcaacaccaaataaGCTTTGATAGCCCGGGCCGAAGCGACGTTGGCTCCGTGTTAGGATCGCCAGTTTCATCTCTGTTCAGATCCCGCTTTTCGGACCTGTCAGCATCGCTGCATAGAGAGCGCGAGGCCGAAAAGGAGCAAGTGGAGGAACCTCCCCAAAAGAAGGGCATGTCTGGAGCGCAGGCGAAGAAGGTTATTGCAGATATGACCAAGCTGAACGACGAACTGTCCACCGTGGTGAACAATCTCAAGGCTCGGCAAGAGGAATCTGAG CACATCCAAGGACTTCTCATTGAGCGGGCAGAACGAGCGGCGCAGCGCATCATCTTTTTGCAGAATCGGATTTCTTATTT AGAGGAAGAGCTGCAAGAGAATGATGGCGAGCTGCAGCACCTGCGGATATGCCTGAAAGCCGTGGAGATTCAAATGCCACCACACCCCGACAAGGAACTTCAGCGATGTATAGCCACGTTCAAGGACGACTACCAAGCGCTCAAACGCAAGCGAGCGCACCGGGCTAGCATGGCCAGTGTCCGAGGCTACGACCCGCCTCGACTTGGGACACCATTACGATGA
- a CDS encoding hydroxyproline-rich glycoprotein DZ-HRGP (similar to Metarhizium robertsii ARSEF 23 XP_007821589.2), translated as MADASHAPSTIGLGLNLPQDADISHFSLRSEQSAPPPIPVPIIKGPPPPRPVRFQATVDDDSDAETASPVSPKDTPRRYPYKPAGDSTPASPTSPMSPQTPHSHSHSHNKTSASPSYSHHNARKSYPPGTYAVPNTTLTPPSSAESSPKQRPTVHFSTRPPVILHHRSNSLASETYPSPPRYGSSPKSVSESRVAVDRQWGGLFTEYGEPTRRLGSILRGLANYMIRECEPRYSLVVTPAKMYAFYRKYKLDKEQFPFQGIFDYQSRHCLRNLELLYQDLSCEYHLIQDHHHSTRPYIPALTPAGFQTWLTTFIQSSPDHEAQRLQAILADVPLEADSPAHERLPTHLPRHSLPMHRNDRTYKDIVCALDDWNKRMGSTSEPTSPSWSNIIFEAFRGTSQVSTGRREKYTDEHKRHNRRPSEDVTISPANTSARGQKNRDTRPPQPVNYVSTRDREPEPRYFPSSKSEPARRYSEPSPERIKNGYTSRRRDRSPKSARAESIDTARRHKYSTRRDSASSSRGRGDSKGTSPARADSYRFFQGRAAGPTYDEFLREKVRA; from the exons ATGGCAGATGCATCTCATGCGCCGTCTACTATTGGGCTTGGCCTCAATCTGCCCCAGGACGCAGACATATCACACTTCTCTCTAAGAAGCGAGCAATCTGCGCCACCACCCATTCCCGTACCTATCATCAAGGGACCTCCTCCGCCCAGGCCAGTCCGCTTCCAAGCAACCGTCGATGATGACTCCGACGCAGAGACGGCATCGCCCGTCTCGCCAAAGGATACTCCAAGGAGATATCCATACAAGCCTGCTGGTGATTCTACGCCAGCATCTCCCACTTCTCCTATGTCGCCACAGACACCTCACTCGCACTCGCACTCGCACAATAAGACATCTGCCTCGCCATCCTACTCCCATCACAACGCAAGGAAATCATATCCTCCGGGGACATACGCAGTCCCCAATACAACACTTACACCACCTTCGTCTGCAGAGTCTAGCCCCAAGCAACGGCCTACTGTGCATttttccaccagaccacccGTGATACTACACCATAGATCAAACAGTTTAGCGTCAGAGACATATCCCTCACCGCCACGGTATGGCAGTTCCCCTAAGAGTGTTAGCGAGTCTCGTGTGGCGGTGGATAGGCAATGGGGGGGGTTGTTTACAGAGTATGGCGAACCAACTAGGAGGTTGGGCTCGATACTGCGAGGATTGGCAAATTACATG ATTCGAGAATGCGAACCACGTTATTCACTCGTCGTGACCCCAGCCAAAATGTACGCCTTTTACAGGAAATACAAACTCGACAAGGAACAATTCCCCTTTCAAG GGATATTCGACTACCAATCTCGCCACTGCCTTCGCAACCTAGAGCTTCTCTACCAAGACCTCTCATGCGAATACCACCTcatccaagaccaccaccactccaCAAGGCCCTACATCCCGGCCCTCACACCCGCCGGCTTCCAGACCTGGTTAACGACCTTTATCCAGTCGTCGCCAGACCACGAGGCCCAGCGACTCCAAGCCATCCTCGCAGATGTTCCCCTCGAAGCTGACTCCCCAGCTCACGAACGACTCCCCACCCATCTACCCCGGCACTCACTCCCCATGCACAGAAACGATCGCACATACAAAGATATTGTCTGCGCCCTAGACGACTGGAACAAACGCATGGGGAGCACATCCGAGCCCACATCCCCCTCGTGGAGCAACATTATCTTCGAGGCATTCCGGGGCACTTCTCAAGTCAGCACGGGCAGGCGCGAGAAGTACACAGATGAGCACAAGCGGCACAATCGACGACCATCAGAGGATGTTACCATATCGCCTGCCAATACTTCGGCGCGGGGGCAGAAAAACAGAGACACACGGCCACCACAGCCAGTAAATTACGTTAGCACCCGGGATCGGGAGCCTGAGCCACGGTACTTCCCTAGCTCAAAGAGCGAACCTGCAAGGAGGTATTCTGAGCCGTCGCCGGAGAGAATCAAGAATGGGTACACGAGCAGACGGCGAGATAGGAGCCCCAAGTCTGCGAGGGCAGAGTCCATTGATACCGCGAGAAGACATAAGTATTCTACGCGCAGGGATAGTGCTAGCTCTTCGAGGGGCCGAGGGGATTCGAAAGGCACGTCGCCAGCACGGGCCGATAGTTATAGGTTCTTTCAGGGGAGGGCGGCGGGGCCAACTTATGACGAGTTTTTGCGAGAGAAGGTGAGGGCTTGA
- a CDS encoding proteasome subunit alpha type 2 (similar to Cordyceps militaris CM01 XP_006666969.1): MADRYSFSLTTFSPSGKLVQIEYALNAVNQGITALGIKATNGIVLATEKKSSSPLADQSSVSKISNITPNIGAVYSGMGPDYRVLVDRARKVSHTGYKRIYNEYPPTRILVQDVARVMQEATQSAGVRPYGVSMLVAGWDDGIEPEDETPVAEGEEKKPSAKTGGIQKGGPMLYQVDPTGSYFPWKATAIGKSATKAKTFLEKRYSEELELEDAIHIALLTLKDNIEGEMNGDSIEIGIVGPPAEHLLGLEGVEGATGPRFRKLTPQEIEDYLTSL, from the exons ATGGCGGATCGATATTCTTTCTCCCTCACCACATTCTCTCCCAG CGGAAAACTGGTGCAGATTG AATATGCTCTGAACGCAGTCAACCAGGGTATCACCGCCCTCGGTATCAAAG CCACAAACGGTATTGTCCTCGCCACCGAAAAGAAGTCGTCCTCCCCTCTCGCCGATCAAAGCTCCGTCTCGAAAATCAGCAACATCACACCAAACATTGGAGCCGTTTACTCTGGCATGGGCCCCGACTACCGAGTCCTGGTCGACCGAGCTCGCAAGGTTTCCCACACTGGCTACAAGCGAATCTACAACGAATACCCCCCCACCAGGATATTAGTCCAGGATGTCGCTAGAGTCATGCAGGAGGCCACGCAGTCAGCTGGTGTTCGACCATATGGTGTGAGCATGCTTGTCGCGGGTTGGGATGATGGCATCGAGCCCGAGGATGAGACTCCTGTCGCCGAGggagaggagaagaagcctaGCGCCAAGACTGGCGGCATTCAAAAGGGTGGTCCTATGTTGTACCAGGTTGATCCTACGGGCAGCTACTTTCCTTGGAAGGCAACCGCTATTGGTAAGAGCgcaaccaaggccaagactTTCTTGGAGAAGAGATACTCTGAGGAGTTGGAGCTAGAGGATGCAATTCACATTGCCCTTCTAACCTTGAAGGACAATATTGAGGGGGAGATGAACGGTGATTCCATTGAGATTG GTATCGTTGGTCCTCCTGCCGAGCACTTACTGGGACTTGAGGGAGTCGAGGGAGCAACGGGTCCACGATTCAGAAAGCTCACCCCTCAGGAGATTGAGGATTATCTGACGAGTCTATGA
- a CDS encoding stc1 domain-containing protein: MGWNQKQNQGTNLGSQSAVPSRYRCKVGGEWRPLQDFSKNQQKLIQRQASQGIDAANSGMTCIEHSATNRRELRCDLCQLIKPLDAFSKSMRKSDDPMCLRCTAWSETQEPGVTPTHLETGHISVEERDNSLQDKRHTESTDFFPDDSMPRAPITALSSLGITISDAPSKIASLAGSQRYNCAPSRGPSSVVSVPRSDVLPPHVEARLAGLKKKGGLSLPSDSDLESQDLGSCSAPSDVQARPKIPYNAWDNTGKYHEAEKTPTASHHGTSSTSTYSNTQAVEPDTAGGWEDAPATTMRWPEPKKGWHKAPRLERSPPKGTDHVSKVHVDPIIDQQRRKNYCASDDSRY, encoded by the exons ATGGGTTGGAACCAGAAACAAAACCAGGGAACAAACCT GGGTTCCCAATCTGCAGTTCCATCTCG CTACCGTTGCAAAGTTGGGGGTGAATGGAGGCCACTGCAGGACTTCTCCAAAAACCAGCAGAAACTGATACAGAGACAAGCATCCCAGGGCATAGATGCGGCCAACTCGGGTATGACGTGTATCGAGCACTCCGCCACCAACAGGCGCGAGCTGCGTTGCGATCTCTGTCAATTGATCAAGCCCCTTGATGCCTTCAGCAAGTCCATGAGGAAAAGTGACGATCCG ATGTGCCTACGATGCACAGCCTGGAGCGAAACTCAAGAACCGGGTGTGACGCCGACACACCTAGAAACCGGGCACATCTCTGTTGAAGAGAGGGACAATTCCTTGCAGGACAAAAGACACACTGAGAGCACTGACTTCTTTCCTGATGACAGTATGCCACGG GCCCCCATAACCGCCTTGTCTTCACTTGGAATCACTATCAGTGATGCACCAAGCAAAATAGCTTCCTTGGCAGGCTCTCAGCGATACAATTGCGCACCATCGCGAGGCCCGTCGTCAGTTGTTTCGGTACCAAGGTCCGACGTGTTGCCGCCTCACGTGGAGGCTCGTCTTGCcggcctgaagaagaagggaggGCTGAGCCTACCATCTGACTCTGATCTTGAAAGCCAGGATTTAGGGTCGTGTTCGGCTCCAAGTGATGTGCAAGCGAGGCCGAAAATCCCCTACAATGCTTGGGATAATACTGGGAAATACCATGAAGCTGAAAAGACGCCCACGGCATCTCACCATGGTActtcttccacttccacaTATAGCAATACTCAGGCCGTTGAACCTGATACTGCTGGAGGCTGGGAAGATGCCCCAGCTACGACAATGAGATGGCCCGAACCGAAGAAAGGCTGGCACAAGGCTCCGAGA CTAGAGAGATCTCCTCCAAAAGGTACCGACCATGTATCTAAGGTGCACGTTGATCCTATCATTGATCAACAGAGGAGAAAGAACTATTGCGCATCGGACGACTCTAGGTATTAG
- a CDS encoding alpha-1,2-galactosyltransferase-like protein (similar to Metarhizium acridum CQMa 102 XP_007808136.1), protein MHFAYPPRKSSNPPPFRPRSSNIPFLRRSRLKNIAIGALLFLGVLYFVFGGRKPDPYHEHLPSGHPSVVLLTVLDNESNQAYLDTIRENREKYAARHGYQAMVVNAQEYNTQGAPISWAKIFAMRHALSKYPDCKFIWYLDQDAYIMDPTKSLEDQVANPRKLESLMIKDYPVVPPDSIIKTFAHLRGESIDFIVSQDKEGLVHKSVIIRNGEWAKFFIETWFDPLYRSYNFQKAERHALEHIVQWHPTILSKLALVPQRTLASYSQSTVGEQYQDGDFVVLFAGCTKTGHQSCQTESSHYWDKMKKAFGIA, encoded by the exons ATGCATTTCGCATATCCCCCCCGCAAGAGTTCAAACCCGCCGCCTTTTCGGCCGAGGTCTTCAAATATTCCCTTTTTACGGAGGAGCAGATTAAAAAATATCGCCATCGGAGCGTTGCTGTTCCTCGGCGTTCTCTactttgtctttggtggcCGAAAGCCAGACCCTTATCACGAGCATCTGCCTTCTGGCCATCCGTCGGTGGTTCTCCTGACGGTGCTGGATAATGAGTCGAATCAAGCATATCTGGATACAATAAGGGAGAACAGAGAGAAATATGCTGCGAGACACG GCTATCAAGCAATGGTTGTCAACGCACAAGAGTACAACACCCAAGGAGCACCGATATCATGGGCCAAGATCTTCGCCATGCGTCATGCCCTTTCGAAATACCCAGACTGCAAATTCATCTGGTACCTGGACCAAGACGCCTACATCATGGATCCAACCAAGAGTCTAGAAGACCAGGTCGCAAACCCCAGGAAGCTGGAAAGTCTCATGATCAAAGACTACCCCGTTGTCCCGCccgacagcatcatcaagacGTTTGCTCATCTGCGCGGCGAAAGCATCGACTTCATCGTCAGCCAGGATAAGGAGGGCCTCGTGCACAAGAGCGTGATAATACGCAATGGAGAGTGGGCAAAGTTTTTCATCGAGACGTGGTTCGACCCCTTGTATAGGAGTTATAATTTTCAAAAGGCTGAACGACACGCACTG GAACATATTGTCCAATGGCACCCAACCATTCTCTCCAAACTCGCTCTCGTTCCCCAACGAACATTAGCATCGTACTCACAATCTACCGTTGGCGAACAATATCAAGATGGCGATTTTGTGGTGCTCTTTGCAGGCTGCACCAAGACGGGCCATCAGAGCTGCCAGACAGAGTCATCACACTACtgggacaagatgaagaaggcatTTGGCATAGCGTGA
- a CDS encoding pyruvate dehydrogenase kinase (similar to Neosartorya fischeri NRRL 181 XP_001260653.1), translated as MSWKSSERLMNTIRHYAKFPATGVSLRQMVQFGDKPSTGTLFRASQFLAEELPIRLAHRVQELDDLPDGLNEMPSVMKVKDWYAQSFEEITQLPRPNLSKEVRDRLMKPGKGNGRQIQRLSEATPNPSIDEGDSSGWGGLTNSSNGNGKAKSLSRRYFATVDDTGDWPADLQLYNQRFAQTLHTIKRRHDGVVTTMAQGILEYKRRRQRMQIDGTIQSFLDRFYMSRIGIRMLIGQHIALTDQSHHRDPTYVGVICTKTNVKDLAQEAIENARFVCEDHYGLFEAPRIQLVCNPNLDFMYVPGHLSHMLFETLKNSLRAVVETHGMDKQEFPVTKVIVAEGKEDITIKISDEGGGIPRSAIPLVWTYMYTTVDRTPNLDPDFDKSDFKAPMAGFGYGLPISRLYARYFGGDLKLISMEGYGTDDRREVTERRQVGDAEAVVNAPPTELFDRREDREV; from the exons ATGTCGTGGAAGTCGTCAGAGAGACTGATGAACACCATCCGGCATTATGCCAAGTTTCCCGCCACGGGTGTGAGCTTGCGCCAGATGGTGCAGTTTGGCGACAAGCCATCGACAG GCACCCTATTCCGGGCTTCACAATTCTTGGCCGAGGAGCTGCCAATTCGCCTGGCGCATCGCGTGCAGGAGCTAGATGACTTGCCTGATGGATTAAATGAAATGCCGTCTGTCATGAAAGTAAAGGATTGGTATGCGCAGTCGTTCGAG GAAATCACACAGCTCCCTCGGCCGAATTTGAGCAAAGAAGTCCGCGATCGCCTCATGAAACCTGGAAAGGGCAACGGGCGCCAAATTCAACGACTCTCTGAGGCCACACCGAATCCTTCCATTGATGAGGGTGATTCCTCTGGTTGGGGCGGACTAACAAATtccagcaatggcaacggcaagGCGAAGTCGCTGTCGAGAAGATACTTCGCCACTGTCGATGACACTGGCGATTGGCCTGCTGACCTTCAGCTCTACAACCAAAGATTTGCCCAGACTCTCCACACTATCAAAAGGAGACATGACGGAGTTGTTACCACAATGGCCCAAGGCATCTTGGAATACAAGCGGCGGCGTCAGCGAATGCAAATCGACGGCACAATACAATCTTTCCTCGATCGATTCTACATGTCTCGTATCGGAATCCGAATGCTCATCGGGCAACACATCGCCCTCACTGATCAAAGCCACCACCGCGACCCAACCTACGTGGGTGTAATCTGCACAAAGACGAATGTTAAAGACCTTGCTCAAGAAGCCATCGAAAACGCGCGATTCGTTTGTGAGGATCACTACGGTCTGTTTGAGGCTCCTAGAATTCAGTTGGTCTGCAATCCGAATCTAGACTTCATGTATGTTCCGGGCCATTTATCGCACATGCTTTTCGAGACCCTCAAGAACTCTCTTCGTGCTGTGGTTGAGACACATGGAATGGATAAGCAAGAATTCCCTGTCACCAAAGTCATTGTTGCCGAGGGCAAGGAGGACATTACCATCAAGATTTCCGATGAAGGTGGCGGCATACCAAGAAGCGCTATTCCACTGGTTTGGACCTACATGTACACAACTGTCGATCGCACGCCCAACTTGGACCCCGACTTTGATAAGAGCGACTTCAAGGCGCCTATGGCAGGCTTTGGTTACGGCCTACCAATCTCAAGACTGTATGCGAGATATTTTGGCGGCGACTTGAAGTTAATTAGTATGGAAGG CTACGGAACGGAT GACCGTCGAGAGGTCACGGAGCGAAGGCAAGTGGGCGATGCCGAGGCGGTGGTAAATGCGCCTCCAACGGAACTTTTCGATAGACGAGAAGACCGCGAAGTCTAA
- a CDS encoding Zinc finger, ring-CH-type (similar to Metarhizium robertsii ARSEF 23 XP_007821586.1) — protein MDPGPFDNAGFSFERRRMPYATSVPSDGTESARRPDTEPTSTSKPAEEEASTPQAKPKGRRYGPRTCRICLETEHPKFPTDIPRTFGVSTTSSSPVYESDDPELGRLLSPCKCKGSSKYVHEGCLDAWRLTNPTATRNFWQCPTCKFTYRLARLHWASRLSSKWAQIALTVVVIIVSLFILGFIADPILDLWFDPVGSIADTVSSVVSDPDGLRPQIYEEPATWAEHFTKGFFSLGLIGAIKSFVAMGPWHWINFRAGGLFGSGRRGGTGRSRMDNFNLLFVIIGAFTFMMAVWKFVKAMSARILTNVSNKVMDVGDDDDDEDEATRDDGDHGPS, from the coding sequence ATGGATCCAGGGCCATTTGACAACGCGGGCTTCTCATTTGAGCGTCGGCGGATGCCATATGCAACGTCAGTGCCATCCGACGGGACCGAGTCCGCCAGACGGCCTGACACAGAGCCAACAAGCACGAGCAAACCcgcagaggaagaagcttcaaCACCCCAAGCGAAGCCAAAAGGCCGTCGTTATGGCCCACGAACATGTCGAATTTGTCTCGAAACTGAGCATCCCAAGTTTCCAACTGACATTCCCAGAACGTTTGGCGTCTCGACAACGTCATCAAGCCCTGTGTACGAGTCGGACGACCCAGAGCTAGGCAGACTCCTGTCGCCTTGCAAATGCAAAGGCTCGTCCAAGTATGTTCACGAGGGCTGTCTTGACGCATGGCGGTTGACGAATCCCACTGCCACGAGAAATTTTTGGCAGTGTCCAACTTGCAAATTTACGTATCGCCTTGCTCGACTGCATTGGGCTTCGAGGCTAAGCAGCAAATGGGCCCAGATTGCTCTGACCGTGGTGGTCATCATTGtcagcctcttcatcctcggaTTTATTGCCGATCCTATCCTGGACTTGTGGTTTGACCCCGTGGGATCGATTGCCGACACTGTGTCGAGCGTCGTATCGGATCCTGATGGTTTGCGGCCACAGATATACGAAGAGCCAGCTACGTGGGCTGAACATTTTACCAAGGGCTTCTTTTCCCTGGGGCTCATTGGTGCTATCAAATCGTTCGTTGCCATGGGTCCTTGGCACTGGATAAATTTCCGTGCCGGAGGTTTATTTGGATCCGGAAGACGAGGCGGCACAGGCAGGAGCAGGATGGATAACTTCAACCTGCTATTTGTTATCATTGGCGCCTTTACGTTTATGATGGCTGTGTGGAAATTTGTCAAAGCGATGAGTGCACGAATTCTGACCAACGTCAGTAACAAGGTGATGGATgtgggcgacgatgatgacgacgaagatgaagctaCACGAGATGATGGTGATCATGGCCCAAGCTAA
- a CDS encoding sphinganine-1-phosphate aldolase BST1 (similar to Coccidioides immitis RS XP_001247682.1) translates to MPGTSRMPVSLLGSLEKVKRRGPANPLNLITVDLLRNVIFYYFVLRWTRRVFWKLKGRGLIGAILELYHAIQRTLYGYFLRAPGVRGKVQKQVTESIAQMSSKLIAQTDTRYLTLPKEGLSMDTVRAELENLANLDHTRWEDGFVSGAVYHGEDDLIGLQTEAFGKFTVANPIHPDVFPGVRKMEAEVVSMVLNMFHAPPGAAGVSTAGGTESILMACLSARQKAYAERGVTEPEMILPYTAHTAFRKAGDYFGIKIHLVDCPAPAYQVDVKKVARLVNPNTVLLVGSAPNFPHGIIDDITALSRLALRKKLPLHVDCCLGSFLVPYLEKAGFESELFDFRLKGVTSISCDTHKYGFAPKGNSTVLYRTTELRQYQYYVCPDWSGGVYASPGIAGSRPGALIAGCWASLLTVGEAGYVDACVKIVGAAKKITEAIQSSGTLNGELEIVGKPLVSVVAFTALNLDIYDIADSMSSKGWHLNALQNPPAIHVAVTMPIAKVWERLIRDLETVIEEEREKERVRQVEGKGAKGKAMGNSAALYGVAGSLPNKSVVVDLANGFLDILYKA, encoded by the exons ATGCCTGGAACCTCTCGAATGCCCGTTAGTCTCCTCGGAAGCTTGGAAAAGGTCAAGCGCAGAGGACCTGCGAATCCTCTCAACCTGATAACCGTCGATTT ACTCCGAAATGTCATCTTCTACTACTTTGTCCTCCGATGGACCCGACGAGTTTTCTGGAAGCTCAAGGGTCGAGGCCTGATCGGCGCCATCCTCGAGTTGTACCATGCAATCCAACGCACCTTGTACGGTTATTTTCTCCGCGCACCCGGTGTGCGTGGCAAGGTCCAGAAACAAGTCACCGAGTCCATTGCTCAAATGTCCTCCAAACTCATTGCACAGACGGACACGAGGTACTTGACCTTGCCCAAGGAGGGCTTGAGTATGGATACTGTCCGCGCCGAGCTCGAGAATTTGGCCAACCTCGACCACACCCGTTGGGAGGATGGTTTCGTCTCGGGAGCAGTCTATCACGGCGAGGACGACCTCATTGGCCTGCAGACCGAAGCCTTTGGCAAGTTTACCGTCGCCAACCCTATCCATCCCGATGTCTTTCCCGGTGTGCGTAAGATGGAAGCTGAGGTCGTGAGCATGGTGCTCAACATGTTTCATGCACCTCCTGGCGCTGCCGGTGTATCGACTGCCGGCGGAACCGAGAGCATCctcatggcttgcttgagTGCTCGCCAAAAAGCGTATGCCGAGCGGGGAGTTACCGAGCCTGAAAT GATTCTTCCCTACACTGCGCACACTGCATTCCGCAAAGCGGGTGATTACTTTGGAATCAAGATTCACCTGGTCGACTGCCCAGCCCCGGCATATCAGGTCGATGTCAAAAAGGTGGCCCGTCTTGTCAACCCCAACACAGTCCTGCTCGTCGGCTCTGCTCCCAACTTCCCTCACGGCATCATCGACGATATCACCGCTCTATCCAGACTAGCTCTCCGCAAGAAGTTGCCCCTCCACGTCGactgctgccttggatcATTCCTCGTGCCATATCTCGAAAAGGCCGGGTTCGAATCGGAGCTGTTCGATTTCCGTCTCAAAGGTGTCACCAGTATCAGCTGCGACACCCACAAGTACGGCTTCGCCCCCAAGGGTAATTCGACCGTGTTGTACCGCACTACGGAGCTTCGCCAGTACCAGTACTATGTCTGCCCTGACTGGTCCGGAGGCGTTTACGCCTCGCCCGGCATTGCTGGATCGCGTCCTGGTGCATTGATTGCCGGCTGCTGGGCGAGCTTACTGACTGTAGGCGAGGCCGGCTATGTGGATGCTTGTGTAAAGATTGTCGGCgcggccaagaagatcaCGGAGGCTATCCAGAGTTCTGGAACCCTCAACGGCGAGCTCGAGATTGTCGGTAAGCCGCTAGTTTCCGTGGTCGCCTTCACCGCCCTCAACCTCGACATCTACGACATTGCCGATTCCATGTCGAGCAAGGGATGGCATCTCAATGCGCTCCAGAACCCTCCGGCCATCCACGTGGCCGTCACCATGCCCATTGCCAAGGTGTGGGAGCGCCTGATTCGCGACCTGGAGACTGTTATCGAGGAGGAACGAGAGAAGGAGAGGGTGCGTCAGGTCGAGGGCAAGGgagccaagggcaaggccaTGGGCAACTCGGCCGCTCTGTATGGCGTGGCTGGCTCATTGCCAAACAAGAGTGTTGTGGTAGACTTGGCGAATGGATTCCTGGATATCCTGTACAAGGCTTAA